A stretch of DNA from Maridesulfovibrio sp.:
CGTAGTTGAACTTGGTGAGAGAGTTGTTACAGATGCAGAAACGAACGCCTCTGGCATTCAGATCTTTCATAATGGATACATTTTCCTCAGCCAGTTCCTTACGGAACAAGCGAACGGCCTGCCCGTTTACCACCATATGAACTTCTGAATCTTCAGTACCCGGGTTTTTGAGAAGATTCTCCATATTGGTGAGGCCCATTTTCAGAGCAAGTCCATCGTCCCAATCGACATGAAATACCACTTTGTATGACATTATTTTTCCCTTTAATTAAAGTTGATAAAAATGATAGTTAACTATCATTTATTCGTGGACAACGTTCAGCACTGTCCATACACTTTTCATCACAAAAACCATACATATTTTCACCAAAAAAGGAGAAATAGAATGAGCGATATCAAGAAGAGTGTCGAGTACATTTTTCACGGTCTTGACGCACTGGACGTGCTGCTCTGTTCCAAGGAAGCCGAAAATCTGAATGTGCGTAATATTGTAGGGTTGCTTCATCCTATTCTTGAAGATGCCAAGAGAAGGGCGCATACGGAAATTTCAGCCCGTGGTGGAAATAAGGAATAAGATAATAAGTAAGCCTTCAGCAGACAATGATATCTTATCAGCTTCTGAGGTTCGCTGAAAATCTCTGTATGATGGTGAGACCTGTTTCCGATCAAAAACTATTGCCAAATCCGCAGAAAAAAATGGGCGTTGCCTTTCTTGGCAACGCCCTTAAATGAATTCCCATCAGGGGAACCAAAATGCATCAGTTTTCAGATTATTTGATATAAGAATGCAGGCTAGAACGGAAAGGATGCTCCTTTGTCATCTCCTATCTTTGCCAGCTTGCTGTCTATGGCATTCAGCCTTGCCGTTGCAGCTTCTTTCTGGGCTTTGCGGTCCGCACGTTTGATGACTGTCTTCAAGAAACGTCTGGCTGTTTCATACTGGCCTTTGTGCTCATAAATCATTGATGCCCGGTACATGGCGGTGACAGCCCAGATGTTCTGTTCCGGAAATTCCCAGGCAAGCTTCAGGTAATGCCCCAGAGCTTTTTCCTTTTCCCCCATGGCATGCTCACCCTCTGCTATCCAGAACAGTATTTCCGCTTTGAGTTCGTTGTTCAGGGTTTTGCCGTTTTCCCAGATTCTTTCAAGTATGGCTTGAGCTTTTTTCAAATCACCTTTCTGCTGGATCATCAGGGCAAGTTTTAGTTCCTTTTCAGGGGAAAGGGTGCCGCCGGATTCCAGAATTTCATTGTAGGCATTAAGAGCCTTGGCATCGTTTCCGGCTCCAAGGTCGTAATCGACAGCAGCCTTCAGCCATTTCAGCCGTATTTCCGGTCCGAACTTATCCTGATTCACTCTTTTGAGATAGAAAGCCGAGAGCTGAAAATCCCGATCTGCGGCAGCACGTTCTGCAAGATAAATCAGGCTTTCGGCACCGAGCCTTGAGTCCGGGAAGAGAAAGGCGCTACGGCGCGCCACTGTTTCATCCATTTTTCCTTCTGCTCCGGAAGCCAGATCGGTGAAAACCAGCAGTCGGTCCAGCGGTTTTGCATTGATGGCATTATTAAGCCTTATTCCCTGCAGAAGAGCCCAGAAGGGGGCCTGCATGTCCGGAAAGTAGTTTAATCCGGCTGCCGAACACAGGTCCGAAATAATGTGCATATGGGAATTCCGACCGAAATCGCTGCTGTTAACCATTTTTGAAAAGGGCGGTTTGAATATCAGTCCGGCCGCGATTCGAAGGCTCATGGGCAGGGAATCCTTATCCAGTCTTTTCCATACGTTTTCGGCGAGTTCCAGATTCCCTCCGAGCAAAGCAAAAGCCAAACGATAGTTCTGGAGCGCGTTTACTATTTCACTTGAAAGTAGGAGTGATCCGGTTTCCCGATCAATTGTCTCAAGTGCGTTTTCCGGAGTCATTTCCAGCAGTTTTTTTCTGAATACGCTCCATGAAGGGGAGGAAGGGGAGGCCAGCAGCCAGAGGGCAGGGGTGCCGGTTACGGGATCAAGTACACCCGCCTTGAAAAATGCAGACGGATGAACCAAGGCCATCTTGTCGAATTCTTCAGTTTTCTCGGCCCCGGAACCGTTTTCCATCCATGAATTCACGGATAGCCAGAAATCACTGACCGTAGAGTTGCCGAGTGTTTTCAGGATGCTGTTGGACTTATCCCATTCTCCAAGGCTTGCCGCAGCAAGAGACTGGGCTATTGTCAGCCGGCCTTCATCTGTAAAGAGTGTCGAGTTGTCCGTGATGGGCAAATCCGAAACGGTTCCGTTCAGGCTTTTAAGTTCCTTTTTGCCGTTTACAATAAAATATAAGGTAGGCCAGACTTTTTCTGCCTGTTCAAAGGACTGAACAAGGAGCATGCGCCGGGCCTCCTTTGCTGATGCCGGGGTTACGAAATATCCCCAGTAAAGGGATCTCCAGACATCAAACCAAATAACCTTCAACTGCGGCTCAGCATTGAATTTTTTTACCAGAGTGTCAGCGTCCATGAGTCTGGCTGCCTGACTGAACCAGATCACAGCCTTAACCGGATCTCCAAGGGCTCTTTGGCAGCGGCCGCCAAGCCAAAGGCGGTTTATCTCCATTTCCTTGTCTGCAAAAGCAGGCGTGGATTGAAGTATGTTCAGGCAGGAGGTAAACCTGCCAAGTTTGAATGCTGTATCGGCCCGTTTGAGGAGAAGGTCGGGAGATTCTTCGCTTGAAGAGTAATTTTTTTCAAGAATGTCCCAGGCTCCGTATTTTTCGAGCCACGTTTCAAACGGTTCCTTCGTGTTGTCGGACGCGGCAAAAGCGGACATCGAAAAAGCCTGACCAAGAATCAGAAAAACCAGCAGTGACCGGAATATTTTTTTTACCATATCGAGTTCATCAGCTCCTTGAAGTGATCACAAATTATCCATGAGCAATAAAGAAAAGCTCGGAAGTAGGCAAATACGTGCATTCAAACCCGTTGCTTGCGGGACAGGGAGCCTTGTCAGGTCGCTCATAATACCTAAATATAATCGATAGTCAATAACTAGTTTAAATTTAATACTAAAATTGAAAACAAGTTATCGATTAAAATGTGCAGAGTATGGTTTCCACTCGGCAGTCAGTCTTCGTAAATTATGAAAGTTTACATAATGTACATTATGAGACAATTATATAAGATTCTTAAATTATTAACTAAATTAAGCCTATGACTTGTTCTTCAGCTTGTTTGATGGTTTTTTGTTGTTTTCTTCTTCGTACTCAGTTTCACGGTCAACTTCAGGCAGTTTTGGTCGGACTTGTCTAAAAATTCATTCCACCTTGTTAAGATTTATGGTCGGTTTCAAATTTGCCGTTTAAGCTCTTAAATCTGTTTTTTGGTTAGTTGCGGTCACTGAGAATCAAAAATCTCCTGAGCGCCGTTTTTAGGATGTGACAAATTAATCCTCGATTGCCTGACGGCAAATCAAGGAAGATTACAGCGTTGTATGATTCGGGGCTGTCTTGCTGGTTGGTCGGAGGGAAAAGTTTTTAAGCGTCTACAAGTTTAAGAAGCTGTGAGTAATCAACTTCTATGGCCTGGATTCCGGATTGAATCTGCGCATGGAGGCTCTGCATGTCGTTTGTTCTGGATGCTATCAGCTGTGCGTTGTATCCATGCTGTTTCAGTAGTTCATCGTTCGGCTTCTTGCCTAGGTTCTGTTCCTGATTTGTGTGCTGATTCGGAGCAAGAAAAAGAAATTCGGCACCGGACCTGGCCGCAATGAGTGCCTGAGCTGTGTTTGAAATTCCGTAAACGGCCACGGGAATCTGCTGGGAGCTTAGAATTTTGCAGGCCTTCAAGGCTTCAAGCGATAGTTTAACCTTTATGATTGTATTCGGCCCCAGCCGGATCAGCTCTCTGGATTCCTCCAGTATCTTTTCAGCTGTTTTCTCGCCGGACAGTATGAATGTCGGACCGCAGTTGCTTCTGGCGATGGCTGCAAAATCATTGTCGGTTGCAACACAGGGATCATCTCTGTCTTCAGACATAAAAGATATCCCGTCGATCAGGCCGTATTCAACAGCCGTTTTCACTTCGAAAAGTGAACAGGATTTCAGATAAATTTTCACACACTCCCCCTGCCCTGCAATACCGCATCAAAATTAAAGCCCTTTCGAAGCAAGTTCAAAAGGGCGTCTCGGCATTCACAAATCTGCTATTTGTCCTGCTCGGATTCCAACTGCTTGATGTACTTGTCGCGGCATTCGTAGGAGCAGAAGCATTCCACCTTCTCTCCGTTGCGAACCCGGATATCGCTGTCTTTTTTAACATACGTTCCGCAAATCGGGTCTTTGACCATCTCTCCGGCCTTGATCTGCTGTTCGCGTTGTTTTTCCGTCTGTTCGCCTTTCTTTTTCTGGTCTCCGGTGAAAAGTTTCCACAGAACAAAGGCTGCAACTGCCAATACAATAAATTTGATCATGTTTCTTCACCTCAAAACAAAAACAGGCCGCACAAGTTCAGTCGTGCGGCCTGTCTGTCAGTCCTGATAGATCTTGCTTCCGTCAATGCGGAAATTGATCTTCTTGAGTGCCTCGGCAACGGTTGTTCCATCCGGAAAAACCAGATCGGGCGCAATTTCTGCCAGCGGATAAAGCACAAACGCTCTTTCCAGCGCCCTCGGATGAGGGACGGTCAGATATTCTCCGCTTTCGATTACCCTGTCACCGAAGAGAATGATGTCCAGATCAATGGTTCTGGGGCCGTTCTTGACTCCCCTGACCCGGTCCATCTGCCCTTCCACTGCCTGCAGCGTGGACAGAAAGCCTTCGGCGGACCAAAGTTCCGGATCAACCGCAAAGCGGACAACCTGGTTGCTGAACCAGGCTTGGTCCTTGAGTCCCTGCGGTTCGGTTTCATATGTTTCGGACCAGACTTCGGGATCAATGCCCTCGTATTTTTCAAGTCTCGCCACTGCCTGGTTCAGGTTATCTTCCGTGTCTCCTATATTGGAGCCCAGGCTGACGTAGACTGCTATAGTTGGGAAATCCGTGATACTGCCTCCTTGAGTCTTTCGGTATCAACCGTCAGTGAAATTCTGAAATACCCTTCTCCGGCTTTTCCGAAGCCATTGCCGGGAGTAACAACCACCCCTGTTTCCTTGAGGAGCTTGGAGACGAATTCGGAAGAAGTATAGCCTTCCGGAGTCTTGGCCCATACAAAAATGGACGCATCAGGCACCTTGCAGGAAATATTGATCTTTTCAAGTGCTTCGATAACGTAGTCTCTACGTTCCTTGTAGATCTTGCGGAATTCCTTGACGTAAGGTTCGCCTTCTTTCAGTGCAACAATTCCGGCTTCCTGTACAGCCTGAAAGATACCGGAGTCGACATTTTCCTTGATTTTTCCAAGTCCGGCCACCAGAGACGGGTTTCCGACCGCCATACCGCAGCGCCAACCGGTCATGTTGTAGGTCTTGGAAAGTGAATGGAATTCAATGGCGACATCCTTTGCGCCGGGAGTTTCCAGAATGGAGATGGGTTTCTTGTCTTCGTCGTAATAGACTTCTGTGTAGGCTGCGTCAGCTACAATGATCACATTGTGTTTTTGGGCAGTTGCAACGAGTTTTGCATAGAACTCGGGGGTTGCAGTGGCGGAAGTCGGGTTGTTCGGATAGTTGACGAACATGATTTTCGCTCTGTCCCAGGTTGCGTCGTCAATGGCATCAAGGTCGGGCAGAAAATCGTTTTCTTCCAGCAGGTCGATGATTTGTACATCTGCTCCGGCAAACCCGGAAGCTACCGGATAGACCGGGTAGTTGGGGGAAGCCACCAGAACTAAATCTCCGGGGTTCACAAAAGCCAGAGGAAAATGTGCAATTCCTTCTTTGGAACCGATCAGCGATACGACTTCGGTTTTAGGGTCAAGGTCGACATTGAATCTCTGTTTATACCAGTCGGCAACGGCCTGACGGAAAGTCAGCAGTCCCACGTAGGAGGGGTACTGGTGGTTGACCGGGTTCTGTGCGGATTTGTAGAGAGCCTCGATGATGAAATCGGGAGTAGGAAGGTCAGGATCACCGATGCCGAGGCTGATGATGTCTACACCCTGTGCAGCGACTTCCGCTTTGAGTCTGTCAATTTCAGCGAAAAGATAAGGCGGCAGGGAGGCGAGCCTGTCGGCAAGTTTGAATTCCGGCATTTCGATATACTCCTTAAGGAATTTGGTTAGATTATTTATTGATACTGTTTAATTGGGCTTGTTTGCTCTGTCAATCAGCTTGAGGTGATGAAGCCATAAGTGTAAGAATATTCAATATGACCGAGAACGAAAACAAAACTCCCGTTAAACACCACTGGATTGACCGCTATCTGGAATACCTGCTTGTAGAGCGGGGGCTTTCCGAAAACAGTCTTGACGGATATCTCAGAGATCTGGAATCTTTTCAGTCCTTTCTGGAGGAAAGATCCGCAAGGATCGAAGAAACAACAGATCAGACACTGCTGCTCTACCTCACATACCTGAGGTCCAGAGCATTGAAATCAACCTCGCTGGCAAGGCATCTTTCTTCATTGCGGGGATTCTTCGCATTCTGTACCTCCCGCGGATTCGTTAAGGATAATCCTGCGGTACTGCTGGAGAATCCGAAGCTCCCCAGAAAAATTCCCGAGTTCCTCTCACCGGAAGAAGTGAAACGCATACTCGCCCTTCCCATCCTGACCGAAAAACTCGGTTTCCGGGACAGGACCATGCTTGAGCTTCTCTATGCGGCCGGGATGAGGGTGTCAGAGCTTGTAGACCTTAAAGTCGAGGACTACGACCCGCAAACCGGTGTACTCATTATATTCGGTAAAGGATCAAAAGAAAGGCTGGTGCCTATTCATTATTTGGCGCAAAATTACTTAAACCAATACATTAAGGATTGGCGTCCTGCCTTTAACCCCAAAGTAAAAAATATTTTCCTGAACAGATCAGGAAAGGGGCTGACCAGACAGGGGGTCTGGAAAATGATCAAGAAATTCACCCTGGAAGCCGGAATAAAGCGTTCCATTTCTCCGCACACTTTCAGGCATTCATTTGCCACCCACTTGCTGGATGGCGGTGCGGACCTCAGAACCGTCCAATTGCTTCTGGGTCATTCGGACATCAATGCTACTGAAATATACACGCATATTCAAGCAGGAAGATTGGTCCAACTTCACAAACGTTTTCACCCGCGTTCTGTAATGTGAGATTTTCATAATGTCAAAAAATGATGAGCTTATTAAGGCCGAAACAATAATCACCGGCCATGTTAATGCCGATTTCGACTGTCTGGCCGCAATTGTGGCTGCCGGGAAGCTTTATCCGGAAGCCACTCTTGTGTTTCCGGGAAGTCAGGAAAAGAATCTGCGTAATTTTTATATGGAGAGCGCGACCTATTTTTTCAACTTCAAACAGTTGAAGGAAATAGACAAGAGTTCCGTAAAATTGCTGGTGGTCGTTGATACCTCAAGAAAAAAGAGAATCATCCATGTCGCTCCTGTGCTCGAAAATCCCGGTTTGCGTATCCATATTTACGATCATCACATGAAATCTGAATGCGATCTTAATCCGGAAGTGCTGGTCAAAAAGCCCTGGGGATCAAGCGTGGCCATTCTTTCCCACGAAATCCGCAGCCGGGGAATAGAGATCAATCAGGAAGAAGCCACCATAATGGGGCTGGGCCTTTACGAGGACACCGGGTCGTTCGGGTTCAACTCAACTACGGAATATGATTTCGAGGCCGGTAAATGGCTGCTTCAGAACGGGATGGAACTGGATGTCATAACCGATCTGCTCAATCGTGATCTGACTGCGGAACAGATCACCCTTCTCGGGCGTTTGCTTGAGGGAGCCTCCACGCATTCCATAAATGATCTGGAAGTGGTGATCAGTGAGATAAGCACTCCCGACTATGTCGGTGATTTTTCGGTACTGGTTCATAAATTTATGGATGTGGAGAACATCAAGGTGCTCTTTGCGCTGGCCAGAATGAATGACCGTATTCACCTTGTTGCCCGGTCCCGCACTCCCGATATTGATGTGGGCGCCATATGTACAAGTTTCGGAGGCGGAGGACACGTTTACGCCGCTTCGGCTACAATCAAGGACAGAACACTGGCCGAGGTGCGCGACGAGCTTTTCGCCCTGCTCTATTCCAAGGTCTCCCCGCGTATGAACGTGGAAAACATCATGTCCCGAAGTCCGGTGGCCATCGCCCGGGACACGACTATCCGGCAGGCAGTGGAACGCATGACCCAGTACAGCTTAAAAGGCGTGCCTGTTGTTGATTCCATGGACAATATGAGGGTGGTCGGCATTCTGGAGCATAAGACCGCGGACAAGGCCCTTTCTCATGATCTGGGAGCGATGGAAGTTGAAATATACATGCAGCACCCCTTCTCCACCATCAAAACGGATTCGGCGCTGCACCGGGTCATGGAAATTATTTTGGGCCAGAAGCAGCGGCTGGTTCCTGTTGTGGAAAACGATCGGCTGATAGCCGTTGTGACCCGTACGGATCTTATAAATCTGCTTGTAAAGGACCCTGCCCGCATTCCGGAGTCCCTCTTTCCGGATAAAAAGCAGGAGCGCAACATTCGCAATGTCATGCGCAACCGGCTGCCCAACAAGCTTCTGGATATTCTGGACGCGGCTGGAAAAATCGCTGCGGAAACGGGAACCGAGGCTTATGTTGTTGGTGGTTTTGTGCGGGACCTGCTGCTGACCAAGAGCAATTTCGATCTTGACCTTGTGGTTGAGGGAGACGGAATAGCTTTTGCCAAACAATTGGCAGGTAAACTAGACGGCAGGGCCAAATACCACCAGAAATTCAAGACTGCGGTTGTTATTCTTCCGGACGGTCAGCGGGTGGACGTTGCCACTGCCCGCCTTGAATACTACGAATATCCGGCTGCCCTGCCCACGGTGGAGCTTTCATCAATAAAGATGGACTTGTACCGCAGGGATTTTACCATCAACGCACTGGCTGTACACATCAACCCGGCCAGTTTCGGCAAGCTGGTGGATTTTTTCGGTTCCCAGCGGGATCTCAAGGACAGGACCATCAGGGTGCTTCATGCTCTCAGCTTTGTTGAAGACCCCACCCGCATCATGCGCGCCGTTCGTTTTGAGCAGCGCTACGGATTCCGCATCGGCGGCCAGACATTGAACCTGATCAGAAACGCGCTCAAGCTTAATCTCGTGAACAGGCTTTCGGGATACCGGCTTATGCATGAACTGCGGCTGATTCTTGATGAGGAGGCCGTACACGCCAGTATCAAACGTCTGAACGATCTCGGAGTGCTGGCAGCCATCCATCCTCTGCTTGAGTTGAACGTCTCCCGGGATAATGTCATCAGCGAACTGGAA
This window harbors:
- a CDS encoding DsrE family protein; this translates as MSYKVVFHVDWDDGLALKMGLTNMENLLKNPGTEDSEVHMVVNGQAVRLFRKELAEENVSIMKDLNARGVRFCICNNSLTKFNYAEKDMLDLCEIVPAGIAELCKLQASGCAYVKP
- a CDS encoding tetratricopeptide repeat protein, with protein sequence MVKKIFRSLLVFLILGQAFSMSAFAASDNTKEPFETWLEKYGAWDILEKNYSSSEESPDLLLKRADTAFKLGRFTSCLNILQSTPAFADKEMEINRLWLGGRCQRALGDPVKAVIWFSQAARLMDADTLVKKFNAEPQLKVIWFDVWRSLYWGYFVTPASAKEARRMLLVQSFEQAEKVWPTLYFIVNGKKELKSLNGTVSDLPITDNSTLFTDEGRLTIAQSLAAASLGEWDKSNSILKTLGNSTVSDFWLSVNSWMENGSGAEKTEEFDKMALVHPSAFFKAGVLDPVTGTPALWLLASPSSPSWSVFRKKLLEMTPENALETIDRETGSLLLSSEIVNALQNYRLAFALLGGNLELAENVWKRLDKDSLPMSLRIAAGLIFKPPFSKMVNSSDFGRNSHMHIISDLCSAAGLNYFPDMQAPFWALLQGIRLNNAINAKPLDRLLVFTDLASGAEGKMDETVARRSAFLFPDSRLGAESLIYLAERAAADRDFQLSAFYLKRVNQDKFGPEIRLKWLKAAVDYDLGAGNDAKALNAYNEILESGGTLSPEKELKLALMIQQKGDLKKAQAILERIWENGKTLNNELKAEILFWIAEGEHAMGEKEKALGHYLKLAWEFPEQNIWAVTAMYRASMIYEHKGQYETARRFLKTVIKRADRKAQKEAATARLNAIDSKLAKIGDDKGASFPF
- a CDS encoding transaldolase family protein — translated: MKIYLKSCSLFEVKTAVEYGLIDGISFMSEDRDDPCVATDNDFAAIARSNCGPTFILSGEKTAEKILEESRELIRLGPNTIIKVKLSLEALKACKILSSQQIPVAVYGISNTAQALIAARSGAEFLFLAPNQHTNQEQNLGKKPNDELLKQHGYNAQLIASRTNDMQSLHAQIQSGIQAIEVDYSQLLKLVDA
- a CDS encoding transcriptional regulator: MIKFIVLAVAAFVLWKLFTGDQKKKGEQTEKQREQQIKAGEMVKDPICGTYVKKDSDIRVRNGEKVECFCSYECRDKYIKQLESEQDK
- the folK gene encoding 2-amino-4-hydroxy-6-hydroxymethyldihydropteridine diphosphokinase: MTDFPTIAVYVSLGSNIGDTEDNLNQAVARLEKYEGIDPEVWSETYETEPQGLKDQAWFSNQVVRFAVDPELWSAEGFLSTLQAVEGQMDRVRGVKNGPRTIDLDIILFGDRVIESGEYLTVPHPRALERAFVLYPLAEIAPDLVFPDGTTVAEALKKINFRIDGSKIYQD
- a CDS encoding LL-diaminopimelate aminotransferase; this translates as MPEFKLADRLASLPPYLFAEIDRLKAEVAAQGVDIISLGIGDPDLPTPDFIIEALYKSAQNPVNHQYPSYVGLLTFRQAVADWYKQRFNVDLDPKTEVVSLIGSKEGIAHFPLAFVNPGDLVLVASPNYPVYPVASGFAGADVQIIDLLEENDFLPDLDAIDDATWDRAKIMFVNYPNNPTSATATPEFYAKLVATAQKHNVIIVADAAYTEVYYDEDKKPISILETPGAKDVAIEFHSLSKTYNMTGWRCGMAVGNPSLVAGLGKIKENVDSGIFQAVQEAGIVALKEGEPYVKEFRKIYKERRDYVIEALEKINISCKVPDASIFVWAKTPEGYTSSEFVSKLLKETGVVVTPGNGFGKAGEGYFRISLTVDTERLKEAVSRISQL
- the xerD gene encoding site-specific tyrosine recombinase XerD produces the protein MTENENKTPVKHHWIDRYLEYLLVERGLSENSLDGYLRDLESFQSFLEERSARIEETTDQTLLLYLTYLRSRALKSTSLARHLSSLRGFFAFCTSRGFVKDNPAVLLENPKLPRKIPEFLSPEEVKRILALPILTEKLGFRDRTMLELLYAAGMRVSELVDLKVEDYDPQTGVLIIFGKGSKERLVPIHYLAQNYLNQYIKDWRPAFNPKVKNIFLNRSGKGLTRQGVWKMIKKFTLEAGIKRSISPHTFRHSFATHLLDGGADLRTVQLLLGHSDINATEIYTHIQAGRLVQLHKRFHPRSVM
- a CDS encoding CBS domain-containing protein, which codes for MSKNDELIKAETIITGHVNADFDCLAAIVAAGKLYPEATLVFPGSQEKNLRNFYMESATYFFNFKQLKEIDKSSVKLLVVVDTSRKKRIIHVAPVLENPGLRIHIYDHHMKSECDLNPEVLVKKPWGSSVAILSHEIRSRGIEINQEEATIMGLGLYEDTGSFGFNSTTEYDFEAGKWLLQNGMELDVITDLLNRDLTAEQITLLGRLLEGASTHSINDLEVVISEISTPDYVGDFSVLVHKFMDVENIKVLFALARMNDRIHLVARSRTPDIDVGAICTSFGGGGHVYAASATIKDRTLAEVRDELFALLYSKVSPRMNVENIMSRSPVAIARDTTIRQAVERMTQYSLKGVPVVDSMDNMRVVGILEHKTADKALSHDLGAMEVEIYMQHPFSTIKTDSALHRVMEIILGQKQRLVPVVENDRLIAVVTRTDLINLLVKDPARIPESLFPDKKQERNIRNVMRNRLPNKLLDILDAAGKIAAETGTEAYVVGGFVRDLLLTKSNFDLDLVVEGDGIAFAKQLAGKLDGRAKYHQKFKTAVVILPDGQRVDVATARLEYYEYPAALPTVELSSIKMDLYRRDFTINALAVHINPASFGKLVDFFGSQRDLKDRTIRVLHALSFVEDPTRIMRAVRFEQRYGFRIGGQTLNLIRNALKLNLVNRLSGYRLMHELRLILDEEAVHASIKRLNDLGVLAAIHPLLELNVSRDNVISELEKVLSWYSLLYLDPPIDIWKTYFLGMCMGISKAKMEQIYDRFAFSPSERREFVHMRDTIFWAAGNIMNVKQELKPSEIYEILRPVPLEGVLFIMARAKRDMVKKFISQYLTSLRLREIDVSGEDIKNMGIEPGPIYSELLNGTKLAVLDGVIKGRDEQLGYLRKMIGKV